Proteins found in one Silene latifolia isolate original U9 population unplaced genomic scaffold, ASM4854445v1 scaffold_20.1, whole genome shotgun sequence genomic segment:
- the LOC141638466 gene encoding uncharacterized protein LOC141638466, translating to MTSSLPVGSEFAKRGLIWAPSCSMCNNAGDTVETLDHLFRDCPLSSRIWAGSELGINVSHLPTLDVRDWIINWVLYLSRLEEGVTLVLSFLAILVSLWSLRNNIRFRGEVFNPNVFFIKARHLIKEVLQANDRSNNAPLHPPGFEEGSDGDFDLQFLRTGRPFYCIGSFSPCARIHIYVDASWKKPGLAGFGWIAFGPEGNSIYEGYLCGRAESPLQAEALGVKEAIAWACQEGFLHIEISSDCLSLLTQWMGNQTMHHHIKGILQDITLISSAFHCLCFSYVRRDCNSKAHALAKKAMSLF from the coding sequence ATGACAAGTTCCCTTCCGGTTGGGAGTGAGTTTGCTAAAAGGGGCTTAATCTGGGCTCCCTCTTGTTCTATGTGCAACAACGCAGGCGATACTGTGGAGACTCTTGATCACCTTTTCCGTGATTGCCCCCTTAGCTCCAGGATCTGGGCTGGCTCGGAACTAGGTATCAATGTCAGCCACCTTCCTACTCTAGATGTTCGAGACTGGATTATTAACTGGGTTCTTTATCTCTCTCGTCTTGAGGAGGGGGTTACTCTTGTCTTAAGCTTTCTCGCTATTTTGGTTAGCCTCTGGTCCTTAAGAAACAACATCCGCTTCAGGGGTGAAGTCTTTAACCCGAACGTCTTCTTTATCAAGGCTCGGCATCTGATTAAAGAGGTTCTTCAAGCAAATGATAGGAGTAACAATGCCCCTTTACATCCGCCCGGTTTTGAGGAAGGTTCTGATGGTGATTTTGACCTCCAGTTTCTACGTACGGGTAGACCTTTTTACTGTATCGGAAGTTTCTCTCCTTGTGCTAGGATACATATTTATGTTGATGCAAGTTGGAAAAAACCGGGTCTCGCAGGGTTTGGGTGGATTGCTTTTGGGCCTGAAGGTAATTCTATATATGAAGGTTATTTATGTGGTCGGGCTGAATCCCCCCTCCAAGCTGAAGCCCTAGGAGTGAAGGAGGCCATCGCTTGGGCATGCCAGGAAGGTTTTCTCCACATTGAAATCTCATCTGACTGCCTCTCGCTTCTGACGCAATGGATGGGAAATCAGACGATGCACCATCACATAAAGGGCATTCTCCAAGACATTACTCTTATTTCTTCTGCTTTTCATTGCTTGTGTTTTAGTTATGTTCGCAGAGACTGTAACTCCAAAGCTCATGCCTTGGCAAAAAAGGCTATGAGTTTATTTTAG